CCCTGGGAGCCAGCTCCGCCCTCGCCGCCGGTGGCCCCGCCAGCAGCGGCGCCGCACCCGCGCAGCCCGCCGCACCTGCGGCCCAGCCGGCGGCACCCGCCCAGCCCGCCGCCCCGGCCGTGTGCGCGCCCACCGGCCCGGCCCGGATGGCTCCGGCAGGTCAGCGTCCGCCCACCCCGCCGGTCGGCGCCCCCGCCGCGCCCGCCACCCCGGGCACGGCAGGCCGCACGGCACCCGCCCAGCCGATGCCCCCGGTCGCTGACCCCGCCGGCGCTGCACCGGCCGCTGGAACGGCCAAGCCGACTCCGCCCGCTCCCGGCACGCAGACGCCCCCCGCCCCCGGCGCCGACCAGAAGGCCGCCCCGGCACCGACCGCGCCGGCCGCCGGCCATCCGCCCCGGCCGCCCAAGGGTGGGCCCGGAGCGGCACCGTGCGGCCCTGACGGCGCGCGCCCGGCTCCCCAGCACCGCGCCGGCACCGGCCAGGGCCCGGCCGGCGCCATGGCCCGCCCGGATCAGTCGCAGGCCCTCGCGGCCCGCATCGACGCGCTGCTGACCCGCACCACCAACGCGAAGGTGCGCGGCTACCTCACGGACGCCCGGACCCTGCTCAAGGCCGGGAACCTGCGCGCCGCCCACGCCCTGCTGGACGCCGCCGAGGCGCTCTCGGCTCGCACGGCCGCTCCGGCCACCAAGTAACGCCGATCACGCACAGCAGGGGGGCGCGGTGGAGATTCCACCGCGCCCCCCTGCTGTGCTGCCGCCGGCCTACCCCAGCTGCTTGTGCATGGCGATCTCGTTGCAGTTCTCGAAGAACGCGCAGCGCTGGCACTCGCTCCACACCTTCGGGTGCAGGTTCGTCTTGTCGATGCGCGTGAAGCCGCAGCGCTCGAAGAAGCCCTGCTGGTACGTCCACGCGAACAGCGCGGGCAGGTCAATGGCGCGCGCCTCGGCCTCGCACGCGGCCACGAGCTGCTTGCCCAGGCCGCGTCCCTGGAGGTTCGGGTGGATGGCAAGCCCGCGCACCTCCGCGAGGTCCGGCGCCAGCAGGTGCAGGCCGCACACGCCTGCCAGTCCACCGGGGCGGCTGGCATGCGGCTCGGCGAAGATCAGGTGGAAGTCGCGGATCGTCTCGGCCAGCAGCGAGCGCGAGCGCACCAGCATCTGGCCGCGCGCCGCCCAGTACCCGATCAGCTCGTGGATCGCCTCGATGTCCGAGAGTTTGGCCTTGCGGCCGACCAGCGGCGCGTCCGGGTGGACGTCCGGCACCGCGATGGAATCCAGTCCCAGGAGCGTCACGCCGCGCCCTCCGCCCGGCTGCGGATCAGCTGGCGCTGAGGTCGCGCATCCAGGTGGTGCCGCCGGGCCGCTCGCCCCTGGAGCGGTACGCCTGCACCTGCGGGGCGTCCGGCACCTCGCCCATCACGACGGCCAACGGCACCTGCTGGAAGCCGAAGGTGCCCCAGTCGCCACCCTTGGAGAACATGTAGATCGCGCGGTCGCCGCGCCCCTGCGCGTACTCGATGGCGCTCATGACCA
This window of the Deinococcus metalli genome carries:
- a CDS encoding N-acetyltransferase — its product is MTLLGLDSIAVPDVHPDAPLVGRKAKLSDIEAIHELIGYWAARGQMLVRSRSLLAETIRDFHLIFAEPHASRPGGLAGVCGLHLLAPDLAEVRGLAIHPNLQGRGLGKQLVAACEAEARAIDLPALFAWTYQQGFFERCGFTRIDKTNLHPKVWSECQRCAFFENCNEIAMHKQLG